Proteins from one Capricornis sumatraensis isolate serow.1 chromosome 2, serow.2, whole genome shotgun sequence genomic window:
- the ANP32A gene encoding acidic leucine-rich nuclear phosphoprotein 32 family member A, whose product MDMDKRIHLELRNRTPSDVKELVLDNCRSNEGKIEGLTDEFEELEFLSTINVGLTSVANLPKLNKLKKLELSDNRISGGLEVLAEKCPNLTHLNLSGNKIKDLSTIEPLKKLENLKSLDLFNCEVTNLNDYRENVFKLLPQLTYLDGYDRDDKEAPDSDAEGYVEGLDDDEEDEDEEEYDEDAQVVEDEEDEEEEEEGEEEDVSGEEEEDEEGYNDGEVDDEEDEEELGEEERGQKRKREPEDEGEDDD is encoded by the exons gtGAAAGAGCTCGTCCTGGACAACTGTCGGTCGAATGAAGGCAAAATCGAAGGCCTCACAGATGAATTTGAAGAACTGGAGTTCTTGAGTACAATCAACGTCGGCCTCACCTCAGTCGCAAACTTACCAAAGTTAAACAAACTTAAGAAG CTTGAACTAAGTGATAACAGAATCTCAGGGGGCCTGGAAGTATTGGCAGAAAAGTGTCCAAACCTCACGCATCTAAATTTAAGTGGCAACAAAATTAAAGACCTCAGCACAATAGAGCCACTG AAAAAGTTAGAAAACCTCAAGAGCTTAGACCTTTTCAATTGTGAGGTGACCAACCTGAACGACTACCGAGAAAACGTGTTCAAGCTCCTTCCGCAGCTCACGTATCTTGATGGCTACGACCGGGACGACAAGGAGGCCCCCGACTCAGATGCTGAGGGCTACGTGGAGGGCCTGGACGACGACGAAGAGGACGAGGATG AGGAAGAGTACGATGAAGATGCTCAGGTAGTGGAAGacgaggaggacgaggaggaggaggaggaaggggaagaagaggaCGTGAGTGGAGAGGAAGAG GAGGATGAGGAAGGTTATAACGACGGGGAAGTAGACGATGAGGAAGATGAAGAGGAGCTTGGTG AAGAAGAAAGGGGTCAGAAGCGAAAACGAGAACCTGAAGATGAGGGAGAAGACGATGACTAA